The following proteins come from a genomic window of Alosa sapidissima isolate fAloSap1 chromosome 20, fAloSap1.pri, whole genome shotgun sequence:
- the si:ch73-233f7.1 gene encoding protocadherin-10 isoform X2, with translation MDRRSSRTQWTLVRHALCLFLCTGAMDLVFAQMRYSIPEELEHGAFVGNIAEDLGLDVAKLSARRFRIVSGAKKQYLEVNLENGILFVNEKIDREELCEQSPTCFLHLQVVIENPLELYRVEVEILDVNDNAPSFPWSEFNLEITESAAPGSRFPLESAQDLDVGTNSLRSYQLSANEHFALDIQTRNDGSKFAELVLETPLDREQKKAHEMVLTAVDGGSPERSGTAKITVTVLDANDNVPVFDRSVYRVSLIENAPRGTLVLKLNATDLDEGPNGEISYSFSGHAPLKVRELFNVDSYTGEIRVKGIVDYEKASVYELYVQAKDKGPSAVAVHCKVLVDIMDVNDNAPEVILTSVSTPVQEDAPPGTVIAVISVMDRDSGENGNVDCEIPGNVPFQLHSSFKNYYTLVTSEFLDRENVAEYNITLTAKDLGSPPLSTKKNILVTVSDINDNPPRFVQPSYTVYVTENNAPGASICSVTAFDPDSNQNAYLSYSILEGQIQGMPVSTYVSINSDNGNIYALRSFDYEQLRNFQIRVQAQDAGFPPLRSNVTVNVFVLDQNDNAPVIISPLPKNGTVATEMVPRSVDAGYLVAKITAIDADAGQNSRLSYQVLQATDPGLFSVALYTGEIRTIRRFVEKDATRQRLVILVKDNGQPPLSATVSIILSVVDNVPESLSDFGDLTLNQQPPSNLALYLIVSLSTISLIFLIAIIVLASVKCYKDRDALNGFGLSTVGAACCGIEPEPPTEVFKKSNLNLQISTGAKVPTNCMEVNSTNTLSQAYCYKVCLTPESAKSDFMFLKPCSPETPRNNANPKGADTLGWNAQNRNNGATTPSELQLYQYGWDFNAQGNANRPRKFCQPDGRPVLDLGEPYAWSQG, from the coding sequence ATGGACCGGAGATCCTCGAGGACACAATGGACATTAGTGAGACACGCGCTTTGCCTGTTTCTGTGTACGGGCGCAATGGACTTGGTTTTTGCGCAAATGCGCTACTCAATTCCAGAAGAGCTAGAACACGGGGCATTCGTCGGAAATATTGCAGAGGACTTAGGCTTAGACGTAGCGAAACTGTCAGCACGTCGGTTCCGGATAGTATCAGGCGCCAAGAAACAATACTTAGAGGTGAATTTAGAAAACGGTATTTTGTTTGTAAATGAAAAGATTGATCGCGAGGAACTGTGTGAGCAAAGTCCAACTTGTTTTTTGCACTTGCAAGTCGTCATCGAGAACCCACTGGAGCTCTACCGTGTAGAGGTGGAAATTTTGGATGTGAACGACAACGCTCCTAGTTTCCCGTGGAGCGAATTCAATCTGGAGATCACGGAGTCAGCGGCGCCGGGCTCTCGCTTTCCACTGGAGAGCGCGCAAGATTTGGACGTCGGCACCAACTCTCTCCGCTCATACCAACTCAGCGCGAACGAGCACTTTGCCTTGGATATTCAGACGCGCAATGATGGCAGTAAGTTCGCGGAGCTCGTGTTAGAGACGCCGCTGGACCGAGAGCAAAAGAAGGCGCACGAAATGGTGCTGACAGCTGTGGACGGAGGGTCTCCCGAACGCTCGGGAACAGCAAAAATCACAGTTACGGTGCTGGATGCAAATGACAATGTCCCTGTGTTCGACCGGTCTGTCTATCGAGTCAGCCTTATTGAAAATGCTCCAAGAGGCACACTCGTGCTCAAACTTAACGCCACAGATCTCGACGAGGGTCCCAATGGCGAGATTTCGTACTCTTTCAGCGGGCACGCACCGTTAAAAGTGCGCGAATTGTTTAACGTGGATTCCTACACAGGAGAAATCAGAGTAAAAGGGATTGTGGATTATGAAAAAGCAAGCGTATATGAGTTATACGTGCAAGCCAAAGACAAGGGTCCCTCTGCCGTAGCTGTGCACTGCAAAGTGCTGGTAGATATTATGGACGTAAACGACAACGCACCCGAGGTCATCCTGACCTCCGTGTCTACACCTGTTCAGGAAGACGCGCCACCGGGGACTGTGATCGCCGTTATCAGCGTGATGGACCGAGACTCGGGCGAGAACGGAAATGTGGACTGCGAAATTCCAGGAAACGTCCCATTTCAGCTCCACTCATCGTTTAAGAATTACTACACTTTGGTGACTAGTGAGTTTCTTGACCGCGAGAACGTGGCAGAGTACAACATTACGCTGACCGCGAAAGACTTGGGCTCGCCGCCACTTTCAACCAAAAAAAACATCCTTGTTACTGTGTCTGATATTAATGACAACCCGCCGCGCTTTGTTCAGCCGTCCTACACTGTCTATGTAACCGAGAACAATGCCCCTGGCGCTTCCATTTGCTCGGTGACTGCCTTCGATCCCGACTCCAATCAGAACGCCTATCTGTCTTATTCCATTCTGGAGGGTCAGATACAGGGCATGCCAGTGTCCACTTACGTCTCCATTAATTCGGATAACGGAAACATTTACGCGCTGCGCTCCTTCGACTACGAACAGCTCCGAAACTTTCAGATTAGAGTTCAAGCACAGGACGCTGGCTTTCCGCCACTGCGAAGCAACGTAACTGTGAATGTATTCGTTTTGGATCAAAATGACAACGCACCGGTCATCATTTCGCCACTGCCAAAAAACGGCACGGTTGCGACAGAGATGGTCCCCAGGTCAGTGGATGCTGGTTACCTAGTCGCTAAAATCACGGCAATAGACGCTGACGCCGGGCAAAACTCGCGCTTGTCTTACCAAGTGCTCCAGGCGACTGATCCTGGGCTTTTCAGCGTTGCCCTTTACACGGGTGAGATCAGGACAATTCGCCGCTTCGTTGAAAAAGATGCCACCAGGCAGCGACTTGTCATCCTGGTCAAGGACAACGGTCAGCCGCCCCTTTCGGCCACCGTCTCCATCATTCTGTCAGTGGTGGACAACGTGCCGGAATCCCTGTCAGATTTCGGCGACCTCACTCTAAACCAGCAGCCTCCGTCCAATCTCGCCCTTTACCTAATCGTGTCACTGAGCACCATTTCGCTCATCTTCCTCATAGCAATCATTGTGCTCGCCTCTGTCAAATGCTACAAAGATCGCGACGCGCTCAACGGCTTCGGTCTATCCACAGTCGGAGCCGCCTGTTGTGGTATAGAGCCAGAACCTCCGACTGAAGTGTTCAAAAAATCCAACTTAAATCTACAGATCTCCACAGGCGCCAAAGTGCCCACGAACTGTATGGAGGTGAACAGCACGAACACACTGTCTCAAGCGTACTGCTACAAGGTTTGTCTGACACCAGAATCGGCCAAAAGCGACTTCATGTTCCTGAAGCCGTGTAGTCCCGAAACGCCAAGGAACAATGCCAATCCAAAGGGTGCTGATACGCTTGGATGGAACGCGCAAAACCGGAATAATGGAGCAACTACTCCCAGTGAG